The Streptomyces sp. NBC_00306 sequence TCGACATCTGCGCGACGTCGGACGGCGCGGCCGCGCTGGTCCTGTCGAGCATGGACTTCGCGCGCCGGCACGGGGCGGCGGACCCCGTTCGTATCCGCGCGGTCTCCACGGTCACCCCGACCTATCCGAGGACCGTGCTCGATCTGCCCGACATCGCGACCGACTCGGCCGTGGCGGTGGAGCCGTCGCCGCACTCGTTCCGGGCGTCCATTGCCGCGGCGGCGTACGACGAGGCGGGCATCGGGCCGGAGGACCTGTCGCTGGCGGAGGTGTACGACCTCTCCACGGCCCTGGAGCTGGAGTGGTACGAGGACATCGGGCTGTGCGGCGCCGGTGAAGGCGCCAAGCTCGTACGGGAGGGGGTGACGGCGCTCGGCGGACGCGTCCCGGTCAACGTCAGCGGCGGGCTCGCGTCCTTCGGCGAGGCGGTGCCCGCCCAGGCCATCGCCCAGATCTGTGAGCTGACCTGGCAGTTGCGGGGCACGGCCGGGCAGCGCCAGGTGCCCGGGGCGCGTACCGGAATCACCGCGAACCAGGGGCTGTTCGGGCACGGGTCGGCGGTCGTCGCCGTCCGCTGAGGCGCTGTACGAATCCCGGAGAGGCGTCGATTTCCGCTCCGGGACCCGCCCTTGCTGTCCACCACCTTGACGCCCCTACACGGTCGGTGAACACTGCCTGTTCGTCGGCATCGCCGCATTTCGGCACGCTCACCACGCTCGTCACGGACGCCGGGCGGGGGCGAGATCTCCCTGCCTCCGGCTCCCCCAGCCATGGAAGTCCATGGCACGCACCCTGCACGGAGGACCGGGGCCGGGCCCCGGGCGAGGGCCTAGGAGCCGCCATGAGCAATGGGGACATTTTCCTCGGTGAGGTCATCGGCACCGCGATACTCATCCTGTTCGGCGCGGGAGTCTGCGCCGCCGTCACCCTCCACCACTCCAAGGCCAAGGCCGCCGGCTGGATCGTCATCGCCTTCGGCTGGGGTTTCGGAGTGCTGGCGGGTGCGTACACCGCCGCTCCCCTGTCGGGCGGCCACCTCAACCCCGCGGTGACCCTCGGCGTGGCCGTCGACACCGGGGAGTGGGGCAAGGTTCCGCTCTACATCCTGGCGCAGATGGTCGGCGCGGTCCTCGGAGCCGTACTGGCCTACCTCGTCTACTTCGCACAGTTCCGGGCCAACGCCGAGGAGGACAAGGCCCAGCCGACGCTCGGGATCTTCTCGACCGGCCCCGAGGTCCGCAGCCCGGTCGCCAACACCATGACCGAGGTCATCGCGACCGTCGCGCTGGTGCTGCCGATCCTCGCCTTCGGCAAGAACGACGGCATCGGCATCGGCCAGATCCCCGGGCAGGACGCGGGCATTTACGGCTCCGGCATCTCGATCCTGCTGGTGTCCCTGCTGGTCGTCGGCATCGGTCTCTCGCTCGGCGGGCCGACCGGTTACGCCATCAACCCCGCGCGCGACCTGGGCCCCCGGCTGACCCACGCCGTTCTGCCGATCCCCAACAAAGGCTCGTCCGACTGGGGTTACGCGTGGGTGCCGGTGGTCGGGCCGGTGATCGGCGGGCTGTTGGCCGGCCTCATCTTCAACGCAGCCTTCTAGGCCTCCGGGCCGCATCGACAAGGGGACGTCATGACGGACAGGTTCGTCGCCGCAATCGACCAGGGCACCACGTCCAGCCGCTGCATCATCTTCAACCAGGACGGTGCCATCGTCGCCGTCGACCAGCGCGAACACCGTCAGATCTTCCCCAAGCCGGGCTGGGTGGAGCACGACGCGACCGAGATCTGGTCCAAGGTGCAGGCGGTGGTCGCGGGTGCCATCGCCAAGGCCGGGCTGCGGGCCGACCAGCTCAGCGCTCTCGGCATCACCAATCAGCGCGAGACGACGGTCCTGTGGGACCGCGCGACCGGCAAGCCGGTGCACAACGCGATCGTGTGGCAGGACACCCGCACGTCCGCCCTGTGCCACGAACTGGGCGGCACGGACGGTCAGGACCGCTTCCGGGACGCGACCGGGCTGCCGCTCGCCAGCTACTTCTCCGGCCCCAAGGCCGCCTGGCTGCTGGACAACGTGCCCGGTCTGCGCAGCCGCGCCGAGCGCGGTGAGATCGCCTTCGGCACCATCGACTCCTGGCTGATCTGGAACCTCACCGGTGGTACGGAGGGCGGCGTTCACGCCACGGACGTGACCAACGCGTCCCGCACCATGCTGATGAACCTCCAGACCCTCCAGTGGGACAGTTCGATCCTCGCGGCCATGAATGTGCCCGAGTCCGTCCTTCCGGAGATCCGGTCGTCCTCGGAGGTCTACGGGACGGCCGTCGGCCAGCTGGCCGGGGTGCCGGTCGCCTCCGCACTCGGCGACCAGCAGGCCGCGATCTTCGGCCAGGCCTGCTACGACACGGGAACGGCCAAGAACACGTACGGCACCGGCAGCTTCCTGCTGCTGAACACCGGCAACCGCCCCGTGCCGTCCAAGAGCGGGCTCATCACCACCCTGGGCTACAAGATCGGTGACGAGAACCCGGTGTACTGCCTGGAGGGCTCGATCGCGATCACCGGCGCGCTGGTGCAGTGGTTCCGCGACCAACTGGGCATCATCCGCAGCGCCGACGAGATCGAGACGCTGGCGGCGAGTGTGGACGACAACGGCGGCGCCTACATCGTGCCCGCCTTCTCCGGCCTCTTCGCCCCGTACTGGCGCTCCGACGCCCGTGGTGTGATCACCGGTCTGACGCGGTATGTCACCAAGGCACACCTGGCGCGCGCCGTCCTGGAGGCGACCAGCTGGCAGACGCGTGAGGTCGTGGACGCGATGTACCAGGACTCCGGGGTGCAGATCACGACCCTGAAGGTGGACGGCGGTATGACGGCGAACAATCTGCTGATGCAGCATCAGGCGGACGTCCTGGGCGTGCCGGTGATCCGGCCGAAGGTGTCCGAGACGACATGCCTGGGCGCCGCCTACGCGGCCGGTCTCGCCACCGGTGTCTGGGCGGACCTCGACGAGCTGAAGACCCACTGGCAGCGCGATGTGGAGTGGACGCCGCGGATGGAGGCCCCGGTCCGCGAACGCGAGTACGCGAACTGGCGCAAGGCGGTGGAGCGGAGCTTCGGCTGGGAGGACGACGGCGGCCGGT is a genomic window containing:
- a CDS encoding MIP/aquaporin family protein; the protein is MSNGDIFLGEVIGTAILILFGAGVCAAVTLHHSKAKAAGWIVIAFGWGFGVLAGAYTAAPLSGGHLNPAVTLGVAVDTGEWGKVPLYILAQMVGAVLGAVLAYLVYFAQFRANAEEDKAQPTLGIFSTGPEVRSPVANTMTEVIATVALVLPILAFGKNDGIGIGQIPGQDAGIYGSGISILLVSLLVVGIGLSLGGPTGYAINPARDLGPRLTHAVLPIPNKGSSDWGYAWVPVVGPVIGGLLAGLIFNAAF
- the glpK gene encoding glycerol kinase GlpK; amino-acid sequence: MTDRFVAAIDQGTTSSRCIIFNQDGAIVAVDQREHRQIFPKPGWVEHDATEIWSKVQAVVAGAIAKAGLRADQLSALGITNQRETTVLWDRATGKPVHNAIVWQDTRTSALCHELGGTDGQDRFRDATGLPLASYFSGPKAAWLLDNVPGLRSRAERGEIAFGTIDSWLIWNLTGGTEGGVHATDVTNASRTMLMNLQTLQWDSSILAAMNVPESVLPEIRSSSEVYGTAVGQLAGVPVASALGDQQAAIFGQACYDTGTAKNTYGTGSFLLLNTGNRPVPSKSGLITTLGYKIGDENPVYCLEGSIAITGALVQWFRDQLGIIRSADEIETLAASVDDNGGAYIVPAFSGLFAPYWRSDARGVITGLTRYVTKAHLARAVLEATSWQTREVVDAMYQDSGVQITTLKVDGGMTANNLLMQHQADVLGVPVIRPKVSETTCLGAAYAAGLATGVWADLDELKTHWQRDVEWTPRMEAPVREREYANWRKAVERSFGWEDDGGRS